The Microbacterium schleiferi genome contains the following window.
CAGCGCGGAACCACCACGACCGCCGTCACGATCGCGCCGATCAGCAGCACGAACCCGACGATCGGCAACACGATCGCGAATATCGACAGCGCGAGGCTCGAGACATCCTCCGCGGTGCTCACGATCGGGGCTGCGACGCCGGCGGTCGCGGCATTCGCGACCGGGCGAATCGACGCCTTCACCACGTGGATGCCGAGCGCGATCGCAACGCCGATCCCGATGGCCACCCAGTTCTGATTCGCGAAGAACTCGCCCGGGTCATCCACGCGCAGGGTCTCTGCGCTCGCCCCGGCACCGAACGCGATGCCGCCGGAGGCAGGACGGATGACGGTTTGCACGGCGTCATTGATGGAGTCGAGCACCGGGACTTTGTCGGCGATGATCTCGAGGACGAGGAGGGCCCCGATGACCCAGAGGGCGACGTCACTGGAGAGCCAGGCCCAACCGGCCGGCAGCGCGATCGCGTCGAAGAAGCGATTGGCCAGCCCGAGCACCAGCAGCGGCATCCACGCATTCAGCCCCGCCGCCGCGGCAAGGCCGGATCCCACGAAGAACTCGAGCACCCCTCCAGGGTAGGCATCCTTCTTCCCGCGCGCACCGCCCCGCTCGGCCCGAACTCTCGCGCGAAGGGTCACAACACGCCGCAACCCGCGCCGGACGTGCGGCGTGTTGCGACCCCTCGCGCCAGAGTGTGGCGGAGCACGCCCCGATGTCTGACCCCGCGCCTACCCTGGGAGAGTGCAAACCACACGATCCGTCAGGCCCTTCGAAGTCGTCAGCGAGTACCAGCCCTCGGGCGACCAACCGCAGGCGATCGCCGAGCTTGCGGCGCGCATCAACGCGGGCGAGACGGATGTCGTTCTGCTCGGCGCGACGGGAACCGGCAAGTCCGCGACCACGGCGTGGCTCATCGAGCAGGTACAGCGGCCGACGCTTGTGCTCGCCCACAACAAGACCCTCGCCGCGCAGCTGGCCAACGAGTTCCGCGAGCTCATGCCGAATAACGCGGTCGAGTACTTCGTCTCGTACTACGACTACTACCAACCAGAGGCGTACGTGCCGCAGACAGACACCTTCATCGAGAAGGACTCGTCGATCAACGCCGAGGTCGAGCGGTTGCGCCACTCCACGACCAACTCCCTGCTCTCACGCCGCGACGTCGTCGTGGTCTCGACGGTCTCCTGCATCTACGGCCTGGGTGCGCCCGAGGAGTACCTGCGGGCCATGGTGGCGCTGCAGGTGGGGGAGCGGTACGACCGCGATGCTCTCATCCGCAAGTTCATCGCGATGCAGTACAACCGCAACGACGTCGACTTCTCGCGCGGAAACTTCCGCGTCCGCGGCGACACGATCGAGATCATCCCGGTGTACGAGGAGTACGCCATTCGCATTGACCTGTTCGGCGATGAGATCGAGGCGCTCTACCTGCTGCATCCGCTCACCGGCGACGTCATCCAGAAGATGGATTCGATCCCGATCTTCCCCGCCTCGCACTACGTCGCCGGAACCGAGACGGTGCAGCGCGCGATCGGCACGATCGAAGATGAGCTCGCGGGGCGACTGAAGGAGCTCGAGTCTCAGCAGAAGCTGCTCGAAGCGCAGCGCCTGCGCATGCGAACGACCTTTGACCTCGAGATGCTCCAGCAGTTGGGCTTCTGCTCCGGCATCGAGAACTATTCGCGGCACCTGGACGGGCGGCAGCCGGGCGAGCCGCCCCACACCCTGCTCGACTTCTTCCCCGACGACTTCCTGATGGTCATCGACGAGTCCCACGTCACGGTGCCGCAGATCGGGGCGATGTACGAGGGGGATGCCTCGCGAAAGCGCACGCTGGTCGACCACGGCTTCCGGCTCCCGTCGGCGCTCGATAACCGACCACTGCGTTTCGACGAGTTCAAGAACCGCATCGGCCAGACCGTCTACCTGTCCGCGACCCCGGGTCGCTACGAGATGGGGATCGCCGACGGCATCGTGGAGCAGATCATCCGCCCCACGGGTCTTGTCGACCCCGAGATCGTGGTGAAACCGTCCAAGGGGCAGATCGACGACCTGCTCGAAGAGATCCGCATTCGCGTCGAGCGCGACGAACGCGTTCTGGTCACAACCCTCACGAAGAAGATGGCCGAGGAGCTCACCGACTTCCTCGGCGAGCACGGCGTGCGGGTGCGCTACCTGCACTCGGATGTCGACACTCTCCGCCGCGTCGAGTTGTTAAGTGAGTTGCGCGCGGGCATCTACGACGTGCTGGTGGGCATCAACCTGCTTCGCGAGGGTCTTGACCTTCCCGAGGTCTCCCTGGTGTCGATCCTGGATGCCGACAAGGAGGGATTCCTGCGGTCGGGAACCTCCCTCATCCAGACGATCGGTCGCGCCGCCCGAAACGTCTCCGGTCAGGTGCACATGTACGCCGACACCATCACCGATTCGATGCGCGCGGCGATCGACGAGACCGACCGGCGTCGCGAGAAGCAGGTCGCTTACAACCTCGAGCACGGCATCGACCCCCAACCGCTTCGCAAGAAGATCGCCGACATCACCGATGCGCTGATCCGCGAAGGTGCCGACACGAAGGCGATGCTGAACCGCAAGGATGCTGCCGGGTCGAAGAACGGCAAGGGCAAGAGCCCGACACCGAACCTGCGGCGCGAGGGGATCGCGGCCGAGGGAGCGACGCAACTCGAAGCGATGATCGCGGATGTGTCAGACCAGATGCTCGCTGCGGCCGGTGAACTGAAGTTCGAGCTTGCAGCCCGTCTGCGCGATGAACTGCAAGATCTGAAGAAGGAGCTGCGAGCCATGGAGCGCGCCGGCCACGCCTGACCCGCCCCGGTCGTCGAGCGAGCGGGCGAGTCGAAACGAGAGTTTGGCCTCCGGTCGTCGAGCGAGTGGAGCGAGTCGAAACGAGAGCGCGGGAGGAACCATGGAACAGCGGCTGAGCCTCATCACGCTCGGGGTCGCCGACCTCGACCGTGCCATCGCCTTCTATCGCGCGATGGGGTGGGAGCCGCATCCGGGTTCCGTGCCCGGCGCGGTCGCCTTCTTCCAGCTCGATGGCCTGGCGTTTGCCCTGTGGAGTCGCGCTGAACTGGCGGCTGACTCCGTCGTCGACGATCCGGGCGGATGGGGCGGTGTGACGCTTGCGCACAACGTGCGCGCACCCGGCGAGGTGGACGCGATTCTTGCGGCCGCGGAGGCCGCGGGAGCCCGCCTGGGGCGAGCCGGTGCTCCGACCCCGTGGGGAGGGTACTCCGGCATCTTCATCGACCCAGACGGACATCCGTGGGAGGTAGCGCACAACCCCGCCTGGCCACTCGACGAGACCGGCCGTGTGACGATCGAACCGTGATGAGATTCGTCGACCCTCAGGTGATCCTCTTCGTGGCTGACTGAGACGGGCACCTGGTTCACCTGGTGCAGCGCGTCAGCTGACCTCTGTGGTCATCGACCGGCCGATCCTGGAGCGTCGCAACGGCGCATGTCTTCCGCGACTCGCCGGCGTCGGCGGCCAGTCATCGGCGTGTCGGGGGCTTCTTGCGCCGTTGCGACCGGCGTAGACGGGCGCGACATCCTTGGGCTGCCCCGGCGGCCCGACGGATGCCTCAGCCGGCGAGGTGCGGCATCCGGCCCGCGAACGGCCGCAGTCCGTCGCGGAGGTCCTTCAACTCCTCCACACCCAGTCCGGTGACTGCCATGATGCGCCGAGGAACCTCAAGCGCGTCCTCGCGGAGTGCGCGTCCGGCCGTCGTCAGCCCGATGTCGAGCACGCGCTCGTCATCGGGCCGGCGCGTGCGGGTCACGCGTCCCTGCGCTTCGAGGCGTTTGACGAGAGGGGAGAGTGTTGCAGGTTCCATGGCGAGCTCGTCGGCGAGCTCGCCGAGGGAACGCGGAGACTGCTCCCAGAGGGCGAGCATCACAAGGTACTGCGGATGCGTCAGCCCGAGCGGCTCGAGGATCGGGCGATAGATCGACACGACGTTGCGGGCGGCTGTGACCAGCGCAAAACACACCTGGTTGTCGAGCTTGAGCAGATCTTCCTCGTCGGACATATCGCCAGTCTAGCGATTCATTAGTACAC
Protein-coding sequences here:
- a CDS encoding DUF4126 domain-containing protein encodes the protein MLEFFVGSGLAAAAGLNAWMPLLVLGLANRFFDAIALPAGWAWLSSDVALWVIGALLVLEIIADKVPVLDSINDAVQTVIRPASGGIAFGAGASAETLRVDDPGEFFANQNWVAIGIGVAIALGIHVVKASIRPVANAATAGVAAPIVSTAEDVSSLALSIFAIVLPIVGFVLLIGAIVTAVVVVPRWWRQRDRRAAIRNGNASQSTST
- the uvrB gene encoding excinuclease ABC subunit UvrB, producing MQTTRSVRPFEVVSEYQPSGDQPQAIAELAARINAGETDVVLLGATGTGKSATTAWLIEQVQRPTLVLAHNKTLAAQLANEFRELMPNNAVEYFVSYYDYYQPEAYVPQTDTFIEKDSSINAEVERLRHSTTNSLLSRRDVVVVSTVSCIYGLGAPEEYLRAMVALQVGERYDRDALIRKFIAMQYNRNDVDFSRGNFRVRGDTIEIIPVYEEYAIRIDLFGDEIEALYLLHPLTGDVIQKMDSIPIFPASHYVAGTETVQRAIGTIEDELAGRLKELESQQKLLEAQRLRMRTTFDLEMLQQLGFCSGIENYSRHLDGRQPGEPPHTLLDFFPDDFLMVIDESHVTVPQIGAMYEGDASRKRTLVDHGFRLPSALDNRPLRFDEFKNRIGQTVYLSATPGRYEMGIADGIVEQIIRPTGLVDPEIVVKPSKGQIDDLLEEIRIRVERDERVLVTTLTKKMAEELTDFLGEHGVRVRYLHSDVDTLRRVELLSELRAGIYDVLVGINLLREGLDLPEVSLVSILDADKEGFLRSGTSLIQTIGRAARNVSGQVHMYADTITDSMRAAIDETDRRREKQVAYNLEHGIDPQPLRKKIADITDALIREGADTKAMLNRKDAAGSKNGKGKSPTPNLRREGIAAEGATQLEAMIADVSDQMLAAAGELKFELAARLRDELQDLKKELRAMERAGHA
- a CDS encoding VOC family protein translates to MEQRLSLITLGVADLDRAIAFYRAMGWEPHPGSVPGAVAFFQLDGLAFALWSRAELAADSVVDDPGGWGGVTLAHNVRAPGEVDAILAAAEAAGARLGRAGAPTPWGGYSGIFIDPDGHPWEVAHNPAWPLDETGRVTIEP
- a CDS encoding MarR family winged helix-turn-helix transcriptional regulator encodes the protein MSDEEDLLKLDNQVCFALVTAARNVVSIYRPILEPLGLTHPQYLVMLALWEQSPRSLGELADELAMEPATLSPLVKRLEAQGRVTRTRRPDDERVLDIGLTTAGRALREDALEVPRRIMAVTGLGVEELKDLRDGLRPFAGRMPHLAG